Genomic DNA from bacterium:
GCGTCATAAGGTAATCTGCTGCAACGGCTGGGGCTGGGGAATCGAGGGCTGAATTAGCACGGCCTAGCGGGGCACGATTCCACTACCCTTTTGGTGCAAGAGAGCGGGCGGAGGTGGCGAATTCTGACAAAGGGGCATTGACAGATTGGGAGGATCTGTGCCTATAATGAGGGCGCCAGACCAGACTAGATCGGCTCGGCCAGACCAAACCAGACAGGAGGCGAAGACCAGATGGCGCAGGCGCAGGATTCCCCGCACGTTGCTTCGCGCGTTACCCGGCTAGAGAAAGCCGCAGTCGAGACCATGACGCCGTACATTCACGGCGACACACTCACCTATCAGGAAGAGACCTACACGGGCTCGCTGTGGCGCTGCGAGGGTTGCGGGCTGGTATGGACGCGGCAGCACCAAGCCCAGGGTTGCGAGAGCCGGGGGCACGTCGCCCAATTCGTGCAGAGATACGCTTACAAGCCGGAGGGTTACGAGAGACACGGCAGGCTCGCCTATAACGAATACACTCGGCGAGCGGTGCGCCGCGACAAGGTGCAAGGCTGCGAGGTGGCGTCATGAAGCGCCGCCCTTCGGAGTTCGCCGAGGCTATGCAGATAGCCGCAGCCCTGCCACAGATTCAGGCGCAGGAACTAGCGAGACTCGACCCTCTGCTGCGCCGTCTCACTATCTCCGACGTGTCCCTCCTCGCCGATGCCATCGAGAAGCACTATCGCCTTAGCGTCAGTCTCCGCGCTGCCATTATGCAGGCGAAGGGCGAGAAGGTCCGGGTAGCGGAATGGCACGTTGACGCGGACCGGCGCTGCCAGCACAAACGCTACGCGGTGGGCAACACCGGCCGCGCGAAGCATGGAGAGATCGGCGACGAGACCTGGCTCGAAGCGTGGATCGCGTAGGGGTGCCGCGATGACCAACCTTAGCACCGCCGAGACCGCCAAGATGCTACGGAAGGCGCTCGCGCACCAATTCCCAGGCGTCCGGTTCTCCGTCCGGTCGAAGGTCTACTCGGGCGGATCATCTATCGACGTGTCCTGGACTGACGGTCCCCGCGCGAAGGCCGTCGAGCACATCGCCCGGCACTACGAGGGCGCCACGTTCGACGGGATGATTGACCTCAAGTCCTATCACTCGACCGTTCTCGTCGGCCCCGAAGGACCGCGCGAAGTCCAGATGGGCGCCGATTTCGTGTTCACCCGCCGCACCGTCTCGGACGAGGAGACTCGACGCGAGGAGGCCGAGCGGATCATCCGCAGTCGGTGCCGCATCGAAGGCGACCGCTTCGGATATGACCGCGTGTCCGATCTGGCGCGTGGGATGGTCTACGCGCTGGACTTCACCAAAGGAACCACGTTCGAGGACACGTTCCGGGAGATTGTGCTCCGCGAGGCCGTCGCCTAGTCAGAGCGTAGGGGCCGGGAACGTCTCGGCCCCCTCGTCCTGCCTAGACACGCGCAGGAGAAGGGAGGGCAAGAGAACATGCGAGTAGGCATCTACGCTCGGGTTTCGACCCACGATAAGAACCAGGCCCCGGAAACTCAGTTGGTCCCAATGCGGGACTACGTGAAGGCGCAGGGTTGGTCAGTCGTCGGCGAGTTCGTAGACAAGACCTCAGCGCTCGACCTGCGCGGCCGTGAACACTGGCGCGAATTGCTTTCACTGGCTGCCCGGCGGAAACTCGACGTGATCCTCGTATGGAAACTCGACCGCGCGTTTCGCAGCGTGGCGCACATGGTCAGTACGGTGGAAGACCTGCGGCGGTGGGGGGTCGGCTTCCGCAGTTATTCGGAAGCGATGATTGATACGTCCGGCACTTCGCCGATGTCCGATCTGCTGCTGAACATCCTCGCCAGCGTGGCGCAGTTCGAGCGGGCGCTAATCTCCGAGCGGGTTCGGGCAGGCATGGAGCGAGCAAAGCGCCAGGGTAAGGCAGTCGGGCGCCCGCACATCCTGAACGGCGCTCTCGATGCGCTGGTCCCGGACATTCGGGCGGGACGGCTCAGCCATCGTCAGGCCGCCCGGCAGTTGGGTGTGTCTGCCTCCACGGTGTACCGGCGCCTTCAGAAGATCGAGGCGGTGTCAGCATGACGCGGAAACTCACTGGCGCTCCTTATGGCTTCAAGAGGTGGATTCCTGAGCCCGATCCTCGGGAGTTGACCGTGGTTAGGCGAATCTTCGCGTGGCACAAAGAGGGCCTGTCCCTCCGCGAGATCGCCGGTCGGCTGAACGAGGAGAAGGTGCCTACGAAGACGCGGGCTGCGGGCGGATGGCGGTCTGAGACTGTCCGCCTGATCCTCAATAACCGGGCGCTGTACGTCCCGCATCTAGGAGGCAAGAAGTGAAGGACCCCAAGACCATCGCTGTTTACGTGAGGAAGGGCGAGGCTGATGAGCGGGTGCTCTCGTTCCGAATCTCGGAGGACCTGCCACAAGAGGAACTCCTCGCGCACGGCTTTGCGCTAGACGGGAACACGGCCCTTCGCAGCGTCCCAAAGACCTCGCCGGAGGGCACCTTCACTGAGCGGTTATACAAGGCGCAGGCAGAGACCGTGACATGGCTGGCAAAGCGCGGCTATCGCGTCGAGTTCAAGTAGAGCACCAGACTCGAACAGATCAGAGAGAATCGGAGGGGAGACGGGACATGAGGCAGCGGAAGGCGATCCGGACTGAGCAAGACGCCATCAAGGCATTACCACTGCTCGAAGCCCGGTTGACCGCCGGGATGTTCTCGGCGGAACACACGCGAGATGAAGCGAGACTAGGGCTCGCCGACACAGAGGGTGAGATTCAGGACAGCCATCGCTTACTAGCCTCTGATCTACCACCCGACCTTCGCGCCGCTCTACAGGCGAACCTCAACAAGATCGAACGATGCCGGAAGCGCCTCTCGGGCCTCCTGAAGCAGTTGGAGCGGCGTGTCCGAAATTTGCGAAAGAGCCGAGACAAGGTGCAGGTTTATCGGTGCCGCCTCATCGTCACGGGGAGCCTGACCGGGCGCCTTCGCGCTCGCTGACTCCTCACCGGAAGAAACGAGAAGGGAGCCCGATTCATGGGCTCCTTTCTGTTTTTATGGGTCCTCCGCTGTCGCTGATCGTCCCATTCGGGAGATATGCACCTGTGCCCCAGCGCGGGGAACGGTCATTCGATGTTCGCGTACCCCTCCAATACCTTGATTGCCTCGGCCCCTGCGCTAAGGACTCTTTCAGATTCGCGCTGCAGCAGCGAACCCGCATTATCTATATATTCGCGCAACTGCTTCTTGAGGGCGCTCGTTACCGCCTGATGTTCGCGGCCTCCCGGCTCGAAGAGGTGGTCTATCGTAGTAGACTCGGCGATAGCCTGATGGGTTCGGAGGTCCTCCATGTAGGCACGCACATTGGCTACTGTCTCACCGATGGACTCTGTATGCGCCTTAGCAAGTGTGTATGCTCTTACGATAACCTCCGCTTCCTTTTGCTTGAAGAGTCCGAGATTCGTTGTGTTCCCGTCATACACGGCAAAGAGATTGGTGGCGCGGACGTAACCTCCTAGTTCAATGGGTTGCCCTGGGACCCACTGCTTAATTCGGGAACCGAAAACTTCCAGGTAGCGCTCACGCAACGCTTTTGCCTCCGCCAGTAGTGCCGAGGCTACCCGTCGTTTTGATTCAGTTACGCGTCTTCCATGTTGCACCGATTCTCGCAGCCAATTCAATCCAAAGCCAAGACCAACACCCGCCAAGGTTGCACCTGCGGTCACATAATCGCCAGCCATCATTTCCCTCCTTCACGAACGGCAGGAGTGGAATAGACTTATCGGGCCCGGAGAGAACTCCTTGGTTCATCGAGCAGTTCCCATCTGGAGACCAACTCGGCCTTGTCGTGGGCATAGGCAATATCCGTAGGGTAGTTCTTGCGAGGTGAACCGATGGGCGCCAAGGAGCGGGCGACTCAGCAAGCAATCGACGCTGCGATTGATGCTGTATTCAGAGGCATCGAGCCGGACGCCAGGATCTACGAGCGGGACATTCGGACCATACTTCACGCGGCTGCTACAGCCGCAGACTCGAAGCAGATGCCGCCTGCACCCCTCTTGGCGGTCACGGCTGCTGAACGTGCTCTCTGCACTCAGGCTTTGGGCGTGCCCTTCAATCTGGACGTTTGGGGCTCGCTCTCCGAGGAGTTGCGGGGGCTCGACGGGATCGCCGACAAGTTGCTCGCCTCATATAATCGTGCGGAATCCTGGGAAGAAGCCATTGTCGATTACGCGCTGAAGTATCGTCTCATCGTGCCCTACACGGGCGAGCCCGCTACGATTGAGGAAACGAAGCAGTTTATCACCAAGACTCAGTTATTCCTGGCGCTCTTTGAGAACGTGTACACGCCGAGGAGCAAGGGAAACTAGACTGCGCTGCCCTCGTTCCGCTATCGTCGCCCGCTATCATCAGCGCTCCTGAATCGGCTCAGGAGAGCGCTATCTGCTATCGTCGCAGTCTCCCGCCGCGCGCGATCTGTTCGCAGCGGCGGATCTGGGCCTCACGAACGCGCCGGTTCTCTCGCCGTAGGTCCTGCTCGGTGTCGAGGTAGAGCCCCACATCTTTCGCGAGCGCACGAAACACGGTGCGCCTCGCCGCTTCATCCGGCAGTCCTTGAACCACCAGCCGACAGAGCGTTCGGATGACGCGCTCCATCCGCCGCCGCCAGTCCGCCGCTTCCGCTCTATCGCGGAGAGCACGGTCTAGGCGCTGGGCGGTTCGCGCCTCCTTGGATGTCGCCGTAGTGCGTCTCCTAGTCATTCGGGCCGAACCCCCTCTCGGGACCACCAAAGAAATTTGGGACACCCTAACCTTCTAACCGTGCAAGGGCGGTGCAGACATAGCCCCGGAGTGGACGGGAATGTGTCCCAGGAACGGGTCCGGGTTCAAGAAAGCCGACCCGGAGTTTGACAGGATGTGTTCCAAGGAGGCGGCTGAGTCTTCGTAGGGGACGCTTCCTTCTCTTCTCTAGGCTCAGGCTCATGATGGGGTCGGCGATTAGGCCCGCCGGGACGGTTCGCTCGGTTCCGGCCCGCGTATAACGACAGACACGCTAGAGAGGGGCGGCACATCCTGTATAGCAACAACCACGGCCAGAGAGCCTCCTCAGAACTGCTCGTCCGAGTCGGGCGGCAGCAGTCCCAGCGCTGTAGCGAACTGCCGGGCGCTCTCTGCCTCTGGATGTTCCGCGTCCCGCTCGGTGGGCGCCGAGAAAGTAGGACGCTCGCCCTGGGACACCCGCCCCCAAGCCGCGCGGTGGAACATGGCGTGCAGGATCAACTCCCGGCCTCGTTTCTCGGCTGCGCGTTGCGGGCGCCGAGAGCCGTTCGGACCCGCCCTGCGGTCGCGCGTTGGCATCGTCCTGAACCTCCTCAGAACCCAGTCATAGCGCCAATTTTGGCCCCCATGATAGACGAGGGGGTATCCCAGGGCCAAAACGAGGTTTGTGCCATCCGCCAGAGCCTATTTTACAAGGGCCAGCGGAGGGCTATCTGCGTTACCACGGGCGACTTGGCGACGCTTCCGGAGTCCCGCCACTCGAAGCCTCGTCTTCTCTCTCCGGGACGCTCGGATATGGTGATCGCAGAACTTGGCGCGGATCCCGCTGACTGGCTGGCCGCAGGGCTCTCCATTCTCGACCCACGCGCACAGCCGTTCGGGAAGCCCGATCCTCCGAGTCCGCCCTGGAGTCGGCCCTGGAACAGCCCGACCGTACAAAGCGGGGCAGTACCCGAGGGGTCCACATCCTGGAGCGTAAGGACGCTCTGGGGTCTCCGGGCTCTCCTCTGACCCTTCCAGAACCACACTCATTCCCTCACCTCGCTCGATGCTGGCGCCTCGGGCCGTTGAACACTCGGCCTCCCATGCGGATCCTGAACCCCGTGTGCCGCCCGGCAACAGCGCGAGGAGCAAAACTTATCTCGGTGCTGGATCGCCAGAGCCGGTAAGGGTTGCCCACACGCCTTACAAACAGCGCTCGTCATGCTCACCGTTGCGGGTGTCCCCGCTCCCACTTCACCACGCTCGTCAGCGTCGGGTAGCGCAAATGCAACTCCCGCGCCGCCCTGGGCGAGAGCCGCTTCCCGTTCTCGCGGTAGACTTGGGAGAGCACATCATCCAACTCGCGGTTGTATTCGTTCATCAGATCCGTCGCGGTCTTCGTGTCGCCCCTCGCGGCCGCGACGTTCATTTGCAGCCGGACCTGATCTTTCTTCTCGAAGGTGAGATAGTGAAGCCGCGTCTCAGCAGGCGTGCTCTTGGGCGTCGTGATGCCCGCCAAGGTCTCCAGGGCCTTCGCCGGGCTCTGCGTGAACTGCGAGACAAAGCGCTGAGGGGCGAACGACTTCAGGAACTCGGTCCCGACGCCCTTGGCGATGGCGCCCGGCTTCGCATACGGATCGTAAACATTCTTGCCCGTGAAGATGTCTCTGTTGAAAAATGCCTGAGCCGCCGCGAGAGACGCCGGAGCGGGTGTGATGATACTGGTGAGCAAACTCGTCCACTGCCGCTGCTGGCGCGTCAGG
This window encodes:
- a CDS encoding recombinase family protein; the protein is MRVGIYARVSTHDKNQAPETQLVPMRDYVKAQGWSVVGEFVDKTSALDLRGREHWRELLSLAARRKLDVILVWKLDRAFRSVAHMVSTVEDLRRWGVGFRSYSEAMIDTSGTSPMSDLLLNILASVAQFERALISERVRAGMERAKRQGKAVGRPHILNGALDALVPDIRAGRLSHRQAARQLGVSASTVYRRLQKIEAVSA
- a CDS encoding LPD29 domain-containing protein, producing the protein MTNLSTAETAKMLRKALAHQFPGVRFSVRSKVYSGGSSIDVSWTDGPRAKAVEHIARHYEGATFDGMIDLKSYHSTVLVGPEGPREVQMGADFVFTRRTVSDEETRREEAERIIRSRCRIEGDRFGYDRVSDLARGMVYALDFTKGTTFEDTFREIVLREAVA